CACATTGTTTTttataaaattatatattttttatgttatAATTAATATAAATAAAATGTCAGATTTCAAACCTATTACAGATGGCTTATAAAAGGTTTGTAAAATTTGTTCATAAACTAATTCAATCATAATAAACAAATGTAAGAATTTTGAATGTAACACACCACTGATAATGTGATATGATTTATAATTGTTTCAAAAATAAATTAGGTTAATTTGTAATATTATCTAGATTTTCAACATCTTAGTTTTGGATTTGAAAATGTTTTTTAATGATTGATATGGTATTTATAAATTAAACATTCACAGTTTACCTGACTTATACATTCTAAAACTTTCATAGAAGACTTTAATGTAAAGTGTTGCCTAAAAACTATCAACAGTATCCACTGCCTGATGAAAAGGTGACATCCACTTTTAGGTTATTGTTCATACCAATAGCCTAAAATGGTATTGTTCATATCAGGTTATTGTTCATACCAATAGCCTTATACCAAGTAATGATATTGTTCGTACCAGGTTATTCAATAACCTAACAAGAAATGGTATTGTTGTTCTTACCAGGTTATTGCTCATACCAATAGCCTAACAATAAATGGTATTGTTCATACACAATGTTCATCCCACATTTCTTGGTATTGGTATGAACAATACCGTGATATGAACAATAACCTGGTCCTTTAGTGCATTATCACTAGTTATGGAACAGCAATATGAGGGGTATTACTACTGTTTACGCATTAAGGTACAACTGTGGACTTTGTGGACAGGCATTTGTGTGTGCTtttaagaaagagagagagagagagtgtgtgtgtgtgtgtgtgtgtgtgtgtgtgtgtggggggggttacagttcatagaaggagttacagttcatagaaggaaatcagtcaattgaaataaattcattaggccctaatctatgatttcacatgactgggcaggggcgcagccaatggtgggcctgggagggcctggcacttgggagccaggtccacccactggggagccaggcccagccaatcagaatgagttttccctcacaaaagggctttattacagacagaaatactcctcagcaatgcccctccccctcctcagacgatcccgcaggtgaagaagacggatgtggatgttctgggctggcatggttaaatttgttctgcggttgtgaggccagttggatgtacagccaaattctctagagcgacgttggaggcggcttatgatagagaaattaacattcaattctctggcaacagctctggtggacattcctgcagtcagcatgctaattgcacgctccctcaaaacttgagacatctgtggcattgtgttgtgtgacaaaactgcacataataataataataatatgccatttagcagatgcttttatccaaagcgacttacagtcatgtgtgcatacatttttttttgtgtatgggtggtcccggggatcgaacccactaccttagcgttacaagcgccgtgctctaccagctgagctacagaggaccacattttagagtggcctttcattgtccccagcacaagatgcacctgtgtaatgaccatgctgtttaatcagcttcttgatatgctacacctgtcaggtggatggattatcttggaaaaggagaaatgctcactaacagggatgtaaacaaaaaaacattgtgaaaaacatttgagagaaataagcttttttgtgcatatggaaaatatctgggatattttatttcagctcatgaaacatgggaccaacactttacatgttgcatttgcatttttgttcagtgtatattcaaACCTTAGCTTGATGCTTCCACTTATCCTGTGTGTCTTGTCTTTGTCAGGTCCAGAGATAGATCCATTCTGGTACGTGGGGCGTGGGGTGAGGCCCATCGGGCGCTTTGGGAAGAGGCAGAGCGGAGGAGGGGGCAACGGAGGGCTCAGACACCCTGGGCCCGTGGTCAGCACACTGGAGATTCTCCTCAACATCATCAGGAACCAGGAGAACATCGGGAAGACACTTAGCGGAGAGGACGCCGACTGGTTACCATGACAACATGCCCGGCCGCTCGCCACCCACCATATGTGTCTGTGAACATgtcttttttatttaatcaaggattgtccccctttctctgtctctatctcctttttctttctttctttctttctttctttctttctttctttctttctttctttctttatttattttcaaGGTTTGCTCTCAAGCCTACAGTGTGTCTTAGTCTAGGGACCTCTAAACTGGCTGACCAGTTGTAGTCTGTATGGTAGATACTGAGAAATGCAATCTATATTGATTAATAAATGAAGATAGTCTGTAACTATGTTTTTGGTACATTGGTGCTGTGACCGATTATTGTTGAATAAAAAGCAGGAGGTATATCAAGAGAAATATAAAGATGCTCAAAATCCTAATCTTTCTGTGAATAAGCaggtcagtttttttttttatcattggTGAGGGAAATTCTTTGTAACATAAAATAAGACCATACTTTATTAATCCCCAAATGTTAGGAATGATAGTAAACTCCAGAGGTCATTCAGGTGCAAACTTTATTCAATTAGTATTACACTTTTTCTCAATCAGAGCAATTTGGCACATAGAGAATCTGTATTTTTTGCTTCTTAATATTTTTTTCCCAACGCATGATATGGATTGCAACAAACGATTGCACAT
This sequence is a window from Coregonus clupeaformis isolate EN_2021a chromosome 7, ASM2061545v1, whole genome shotgun sequence. Protein-coding genes within it:
- the prlh2 gene encoding prolactin releasing hormone 2, whose translation is MCSALPSTMIPETTAACPVMARECVLGSRWLTAALTMLLLLSTTVTCVHSTTVEHDFHIVHNVDNRSPEIDPFWYVGRGVRPIGRFGKRQSGGGGNGGLRHPGPVVSTLEILLNIIRNQENIGKTLSGEDADWLP